From Deltaproteobacteria bacterium, one genomic window encodes:
- a CDS encoding radical SAM protein: MDHQRKPISFFFPALKKVEAPPFPLTKSCGTGAVSVTGSHCALTCKHCGGIILKNMQAARTPQALKEAARRMAERGGRTILISGGADQEGKVPLLDFTPVIKEIRSELGLKVLVHTGLVSPLMADALAEAGVDLALLDIIGDNRTIREVYHLKATVGEYEQSLKRLTDRAIPTAPHIVMGLHFGQILGEPRALEMIAPYPIKTLVLVGFRPIPKTVMAKTPPPDPEAMGELFALARKLFPQTPVVLGCERPLGLHRRKTDCLAIEAGLDGITYPSDRAVQMAEDLGMDVSYHTECCALINS, from the coding sequence ATGGACCATCAAAGAAAACCCATCTCTTTTTTCTTCCCGGCCTTAAAAAAAGTCGAGGCCCCGCCCTTCCCCTTAACAAAATCCTGCGGGACAGGGGCCGTATCGGTTACGGGCAGCCATTGTGCACTGACGTGTAAGCATTGCGGAGGAATCATCTTAAAGAATATGCAGGCTGCCAGAACCCCCCAGGCTTTAAAGGAAGCAGCCCGCCGAATGGCCGAAAGGGGGGGGCGGACTATCCTGATCAGCGGAGGGGCGGATCAGGAAGGAAAGGTTCCCTTGTTGGATTTTACCCCGGTTATTAAAGAGATTCGCTCTGAATTGGGGTTAAAGGTTCTGGTCCATACCGGCCTGGTTTCTCCTCTTATGGCCGATGCCCTGGCAGAAGCCGGGGTGGATTTGGCCCTGCTGGATATCATCGGGGACAATCGGACCATTCGCGAAGTCTACCATCTTAAGGCCACGGTTGGAGAGTATGAGCAATCCCTTAAACGCCTTACTGATCGGGCTATCCCAACAGCCCCTCATATAGTGATGGGACTCCATTTTGGGCAAATCCTGGGAGAACCGCGGGCCTTGGAGATGATCGCCCCTTATCCCATAAAGACCCTGGTGCTGGTCGGATTTCGGCCCATCCCCAAAACGGTCATGGCCAAAACGCCCCCTCCGGATCCGGAGGCCATGGGAGAACTGTTTGCCTTAGCCCGAAAACTATTTCCCCAAACACCGGTCGTTTTGGGTTGTGAACGCCCTTTGGGGCTTCACCGTCGCAAGACCGATTGCCTGGCTATCGAGGCGGGGCTGGATGGAATCACCTATCCAAGTGACCGGGCCGTTCAGATGGCCGAAGATTTGGGGATGGACGTTTCTTATCATACTGAGTGTTGCGCCCTGATCAATTCATGA